In a genomic window of Streptomyces pristinaespiralis:
- a CDS encoding amino acid ABC transporter permease codes for MDRPAAQGAVVTSRLTRRQRRRVSQGIQYAIFVAALVVVGLLADWDRLQNQFAQKDLASELFPAIITTALRNTVVYTVSGFVFGLVLGLIIALMRLSSVAPYRWLAGVYIEIFRGLPALLIFIFVGVAVPLAFPGTEIPGGTYGKVALGLGLVAAAYMAETIRAGIQAVPKGQMEAARSLGFSHARAMVSVIIPQAFRIVIPPLTNELVLLFKDSSLVLFLGVTLEERELTKFGRDLASQTANSTPILVAGLCYLLVTVPLSFVVRRLEARADKAR; via the coding sequence GTGGATCGGCCCGCTGCCCAAGGCGCAGTCGTGACCTCACGCCTCACCCGCCGCCAGCGGCGGCGGGTGTCGCAGGGCATCCAGTACGCGATCTTCGTCGCCGCGCTCGTCGTCGTCGGCCTGCTGGCCGACTGGGACCGGCTGCAGAACCAGTTCGCGCAGAAGGACCTCGCCTCCGAGCTGTTCCCCGCGATCATCACCACCGCGCTGCGCAACACCGTGGTCTACACGGTCTCCGGTTTCGTGTTCGGACTGGTGCTGGGTCTGATCATCGCGCTGATGCGGTTGTCGTCGGTCGCCCCCTACCGGTGGCTCGCGGGCGTCTACATCGAGATCTTCCGCGGTCTGCCCGCGCTGCTGATCTTCATCTTCGTCGGTGTGGCCGTGCCGCTGGCCTTCCCCGGCACGGAGATCCCCGGAGGCACCTATGGCAAGGTCGCCCTCGGTCTCGGCCTGGTCGCCGCCGCCTACATGGCGGAGACGATCAGGGCGGGCATCCAGGCGGTGCCCAAGGGGCAGATGGAGGCCGCCAGGTCGCTGGGCTTCTCCCACGCCAGGGCCATGGTCTCGGTGATCATTCCGCAGGCTTTCCGGATCGTCATTCCGCCGCTCACCAACGAACTGGTCCTGCTCTTCAAGGATTCGTCGCTGGTGCTGTTCCTCGGCGTCACCCTCGAGGAACGCGAACTGACCAAGTTCGGCAGGGATCTGGCCAGCCAGACCGCCAACTCCACGCCGATCCTCGTCGCGGGGCTCTGCTACCTCCTGGTGACCGTGCCGCTCAGCTTCGTGGTGCGCCGCCTCGAGGCCCGAGCCGACAAGGCGAGGTGA
- a CDS encoding ABC transporter substrate-binding protein — MFLAVGCGSSDDGPGEAAGGVPVVEKGKLTTCTHLPYPPFQFEQGGKVVGFDVALIDLVAKNLDVEQKILDTPFENFKTGAFLNSGECDLAAAGMTITEDRKKNVDFSVPYFDATQALLATKKSGVTSLDEVKSGKKKLGAQAETTGESYAKSQGFDPVAFESSDAVINGLRTGQVDAVIIDYPVVQGWLKDKANAAQFALGENIETGEQYGFSVKKGNDKLRAAIDKAIQDARADGTYDKLYKQWIGPLPKAQS; from the coding sequence ATGTTCCTCGCCGTCGGATGCGGTTCCTCCGACGATGGTCCGGGCGAGGCCGCGGGAGGCGTCCCCGTGGTCGAGAAGGGCAAACTGACCACCTGCACCCACCTGCCCTATCCGCCCTTCCAGTTCGAGCAGGGCGGCAAGGTCGTCGGCTTCGACGTCGCGCTGATCGACCTGGTGGCGAAGAACCTCGACGTCGAGCAGAAGATCCTCGACACGCCGTTCGAGAACTTCAAGACCGGCGCGTTCCTCAACTCGGGGGAGTGCGACCTGGCCGCGGCCGGCATGACCATCACCGAGGACCGCAAGAAGAACGTGGACTTCTCCGTCCCCTACTTCGACGCGACCCAGGCGCTGCTGGCGACCAAGAAGAGCGGCGTGACATCGCTCGACGAGGTGAAGTCCGGGAAGAAGAAGCTCGGAGCACAGGCGGAGACCACAGGCGAGAGCTACGCCAAGAGCCAGGGCTTCGACCCCGTCGCCTTCGAGAGCTCGGACGCGGTGATCAACGGGCTGCGCACCGGACAGGTCGACGCGGTGATCATCGACTACCCCGTCGTCCAGGGCTGGCTCAAGGACAAGGCGAACGCCGCCCAGTTCGCGCTCGGTGAGAACATCGAGACCGGTGAGCAGTACGGCTTCTCGGTGAAGAAGGGCAACGACAAGCTGCGTGCCGCCATCGACAAGGCGATCCAGGACGCCCGCGCCGACGGCACCTACGACAAGCTCTACAAGCAGTGGATCGGCCCGCTGCCCAAGGCGCAGTCGTGA